From Nicotiana tabacum cultivar K326 chromosome 20, ASM71507v2, whole genome shotgun sequence, one genomic window encodes:
- the LOC107809435 gene encoding protein Dr1 homolog isoform X1 encodes MEPMDIVGKNKEDASLPKATMTKIIKEMLPPDVRVARDTQDLLIECCVEFINLISSESNEVCNREERRTIAPEHVLKALEVLGFGEYIEEVYAAYEQHRLETMDTVRSGRCSNGAAMTEEEALAEQQRMFAEARARMNGSATVPAKQPDSEEALAEQQRMFAEAHAGMNSGVTVPSKQPDSEADQNLTS; translated from the exons ATGGAACCTATGGACATTGTTGGTAAAAATAAGGAGGATGCTTCGCTTCCCAAAG CAACTATGACAAAAATTATTAAGGAGATGTTGCCCCCAGATGTCCGTGTTGCTCGAGATACTCAGGATCTTTTGATTGAATGTTGTGTAG AGTTCATTAATCTTATCTCATCAGAATCAAATGAAGTTTGTAATAGAGAAGAGAGACGAACAATTGCACCAGAACATGTACTCAAGGCTTTGGAG GTTCTTGGCTTTGGGGAATATATTGAAGAAGTTTATGCTGCATATGAACAACACAGGCTAGAGACCATG GACACGGTTAGATCAGGGAGGTGCAGCAATGGCGCTGCAATgactgaagaagaagcactagctgagCAACAGAGGATGTTTGCTGAGGCACGTGCAAGGATGAATGGCAGTGCTACAGTTCCCGCAAAACAGCCTGATtcagaagaagcactagctgagCAACAGAGAATGTTTGCTGAGGCACATGCAGGGATGAACAGCGGTGTTACAGTTCCCTCGAAACAGCCTGATTCAGAGGCGGACCAAAACTTGACTAGTTAA
- the LOC107809434 gene encoding protein MIZU-KUSSEI 1-like: MAKSFQDLSSKRQFHWTTKISNEEAEVEEYPSLIPSSNKNITSKVIPQVSRTNSKSSSLNTIHDNKTDDKKLNQESATAVSSASVTTTRRKLQTITVARLKSVLIAIGRNRIHFQQGLGTRVVGTLFGHKRGHVHFAFQKDPNSQPAFLIELATPVSVLVQEMASGLVRIALECDKEEEKKVARLIDEPKWKTYCNGKNCGYATRRECGPKELQILKAVEPISTGAGVLPGNENGGTDSGEIMYMRAKFERVVGSRDSEAFYMMNPDRNGAPELSFYLLRV; encoded by the coding sequence ATGGCTAAGAGTTTTCAAGACCTGTCCTCCAAGAGGCAGTTTCACTGGACAACCAAAATCAGCAATGAAGAAGCAGAAGTAGAAGAATATCCATCCCTAATTCCCTCTTCAAACAAAAACATAACTTCAAAAGTAATCCCTCAAGTCTCAAGGACCAACTCCAAGTCTTCATCTTTAAACACTATCCATGACAACAAGACAGATGACAAGAAGTTAAATCAAGAATCAGCTACAGCAGTTTCATCAGCATCTGTTACAACAACAAGAAGGAAACTGCAAACAATAACAGTGGCCAGGCTAAAGTCTGTCCTAATAGCAATTGGCAGAAACAGGATACACTTCCAACAAGGTCTTGGAACAAGAGTTGTAGGCACCCTTTTCGGCCACAAGCGTGGACACGTACATTTTGCATTTCAGAAAGATCCCAATTCACAACCAGCTTTCTTGATTGAGCTTGCCACTCCTGTAAGTGTACTAGTCCAAGAAATGGCATCAGGCTTGGTTAGAATTGCATTGGAATGTgacaaggaagaagaaaaaaaggtggCAAGACTGATAGATGAGCCTAAATGGAAAACTTACTGTAATGGAAAGAATTGTGGTTATGCGACAAGACGGGAATGTGGGCCGAAAGAATTGCAGATACTTAAAGCTGTGGAGCCAATTTCAACAGGTGCTGGTGTTTTGCCAGGGAATGAAAATGGGGGTACTGACTCTGGTGAGATTATGTATATGAGGGCTAAGTTTGAGAGAGTTGTTGGCTCTAGAGATTCAGAGGCATTTTATATGATGAATCCTGATAGAAATGGAGCTCCTGAACTTAGTTTCTACTTGCTTAGAGTCTAA
- the LOC107809435 gene encoding protein Dr1 homolog isoform X2, translating into MTKIIKEMLPPDVRVARDTQDLLIECCVEFINLISSESNEVCNREERRTIAPEHVLKALEVLGFGEYIEEVYAAYEQHRLETMDTVRSGRCSNGAAMTEEEALAEQQRMFAEARARMNGSATVPAKQPDSEEALAEQQRMFAEAHAGMNSGVTVPSKQPDSEADQNLTS; encoded by the exons ATGACAAAAATTATTAAGGAGATGTTGCCCCCAGATGTCCGTGTTGCTCGAGATACTCAGGATCTTTTGATTGAATGTTGTGTAG AGTTCATTAATCTTATCTCATCAGAATCAAATGAAGTTTGTAATAGAGAAGAGAGACGAACAATTGCACCAGAACATGTACTCAAGGCTTTGGAG GTTCTTGGCTTTGGGGAATATATTGAAGAAGTTTATGCTGCATATGAACAACACAGGCTAGAGACCATG GACACGGTTAGATCAGGGAGGTGCAGCAATGGCGCTGCAATgactgaagaagaagcactagctgagCAACAGAGGATGTTTGCTGAGGCACGTGCAAGGATGAATGGCAGTGCTACAGTTCCCGCAAAACAGCCTGATtcagaagaagcactagctgagCAACAGAGAATGTTTGCTGAGGCACATGCAGGGATGAACAGCGGTGTTACAGTTCCCTCGAAACAGCCTGATTCAGAGGCGGACCAAAACTTGACTAGTTAA